Proteins co-encoded in one Halorussus vallis genomic window:
- a CDS encoding Lrp/AsnC family transcriptional regulator — translation MDERDVTILKAISDLATGSPEKLSEETGIPVSTIHYRLNNLREEGIIENDLYDVDLEKAGLGVTVLVEVLVDYSGSYEDFGEKLLDIEGVTQAHFTMGETDFIVVARLPDSDAVERLISEFEAIDEVERTNSTFVISTLRDAVRPLESYSLETLVEELVDE, via the coding sequence ATGGACGAGCGCGACGTGACCATCCTGAAGGCCATCTCGGACCTCGCGACCGGGAGCCCCGAGAAACTGAGCGAGGAAACCGGCATCCCGGTTTCGACCATCCACTACCGACTCAACAACCTCCGCGAGGAGGGCATCATCGAGAACGACCTCTACGACGTCGACCTGGAGAAGGCGGGCCTGGGCGTCACGGTGCTGGTCGAGGTCCTCGTCGACTACAGCGGGTCCTACGAGGACTTCGGCGAGAAACTGCTGGACATCGAGGGGGTCACCCAGGCGCACTTCACGATGGGCGAAACCGACTTCATCGTCGTCGCGCGACTCCCCGATAGCGACGCGGTCGAGCGACTCATCAGCGAGTTCGAGGCCATCGACGAGGTCGAGCGCACCAACTCGACGTTCGTCATCTCGACGCTCCGGGACGCGGTCCGACCGCTGGAGAGTTACAGTTTAGAGACGCTCGTCGAAGAACTGGTCGACGAGTGA